The Novosphingobium kaempferiae genome includes a window with the following:
- a CDS encoding alpha-ketoacid dehydrogenase subunit beta: MSTDTLEAPVIETVKMNGLQAINAALFEAMEADPKVLVLGEDIADNEGGGVVGVTRGLSSKFGTLRVRSTPISEQAIMGAAIGAAMAGYKPVAEIMLMNFTTVAMDMIVNHAAKLRFMSGGQSQVPLVIRTLTGAGNQTAGQHADFYEAWFAHTAGIKVVIPWTPADMKGLYLSAIQDPDPVIIIESGKTLFVPMDVPVNQGPIPLGKANVVMPGTDLTIVSYGQMMFTVMQAVEELTAAGVSVEVVDLRTISPWDKETVLTSAEKTGRLLVVHEAGRNFGPGAEIAATAQEALFGKLKAPVGRLGAPYCAVPFAKKLEDAYLVQPPEIVAEAKRLAAMG, encoded by the coding sequence ATGAGCACCGATACGTTGGAAGCCCCCGTCATCGAGACGGTGAAGATGAACGGCCTGCAGGCCATCAACGCCGCGCTGTTCGAGGCGATGGAGGCCGATCCCAAGGTTCTCGTGCTGGGCGAGGACATCGCCGACAACGAGGGCGGCGGCGTCGTCGGCGTGACGCGCGGGCTGTCCTCCAAGTTCGGCACCCTGCGCGTGCGCTCCACCCCGATCTCCGAACAGGCGATCATGGGCGCGGCGATCGGCGCGGCGATGGCGGGCTACAAGCCGGTGGCCGAGATCATGCTGATGAACTTCACGACCGTGGCCATGGACATGATCGTGAACCACGCGGCCAAGCTGCGCTTCATGTCGGGCGGGCAGAGCCAGGTGCCGCTGGTGATCCGCACGCTTACGGGCGCGGGCAACCAGACGGCGGGTCAGCACGCCGACTTCTACGAGGCGTGGTTCGCGCATACCGCAGGCATCAAGGTGGTGATCCCCTGGACCCCGGCGGACATGAAGGGCCTCTACCTCTCGGCGATCCAGGATCCCGATCCGGTCATCATCATCGAAAGCGGCAAGACCCTGTTCGTGCCGATGGACGTGCCGGTGAACCAGGGGCCGATCCCGCTGGGCAAGGCGAACGTGGTGATGCCGGGCACCGACCTCACCATCGTCTCCTACGGGCAGATGATGTTCACGGTGATGCAGGCGGTCGAGGAACTGACGGCGGCGGGCGTCTCGGTCGAAGTGGTGGACCTGCGCACGATCTCGCCGTGGGACAAGGAGACGGTGCTGACCTCTGCGGAGAAGACCGGCCGCCTGCTCGTCGTCCACGAAGCGGGCCGCAACTTCGGCCCCGGCGCCGAAATCGCAGCAACTGCGCAGGAAGCGCTGTTCGGCAAACTCAAGGCCCCGGTGGGCCGCCTCGGCGCACCGTATTGCGCGGTGCCCTTCGCGAAGAAGCTGGAAGACGCCTATCTGGTGCAGCCGCCCGAGATCGTGGCCGAAGCGAAGCGTCTGGCGGCGATGGGGTAA
- a CDS encoding acyl-CoA dehydrogenase family protein — translation MIELNELTDAAQKAFPADSLSPGRDESWRLVAEMGWLMVRLPEEDGGLGLDREASAAIHFEMGRVLATTPLIPAQLGLQAVLASTIPARSDWLERLAGGEYAPLHMLPASVLNGTKGTLSGTVGGVFDADMAVAVVAKLPDGYALIPTDAPGVSVVERPIWDTSRRLFDLVLDGYTPDPDLMLTDEAGAQALHDALAPEAHLAIAADCLGAANAALDMTVEYMKVRRQFDRPIAMFQALKHRAADMKIRIAAAEALLWNRVRDPEATLTQCGAAKTLAAEVFAYVTEEAIQLHGGIGLTDEHPIHRFMKRAMLNLQLCGSSDLWNERTGREALEVS, via the coding sequence ATGATCGAACTCAACGAACTGACCGACGCAGCGCAGAAGGCGTTTCCCGCGGATTCGCTCTCTCCGGGGCGTGACGAGAGCTGGCGGCTGGTGGCGGAAATGGGCTGGCTGATGGTGCGTCTGCCGGAGGAGGACGGCGGGCTCGGCCTCGACCGGGAGGCTTCCGCCGCGATCCATTTCGAGATGGGCCGCGTGCTGGCAACGACGCCCCTGATCCCCGCGCAACTGGGCCTGCAGGCCGTTCTGGCGAGCACGATCCCGGCCCGAAGCGACTGGCTGGAGCGGCTGGCGGGCGGTGAATATGCGCCGCTGCACATGCTGCCCGCGAGTGTACTGAACGGCACCAAGGGCACACTGAGCGGCACCGTGGGGGGCGTATTCGACGCCGACATGGCGGTGGCGGTGGTAGCAAAGCTGCCGGACGGCTACGCGCTCATCCCCACCGACGCGCCGGGCGTCTCGGTGGTCGAACGACCGATCTGGGACACCAGCCGCCGCCTGTTCGACCTTGTGCTGGACGGCTACACGCCCGACCCCGACCTCATGCTCACCGACGAGGCGGGCGCGCAGGCGCTGCACGATGCGCTGGCCCCCGAGGCGCACCTCGCCATCGCCGCCGACTGCCTCGGCGCGGCGAACGCGGCGCTCGACATGACGGTGGAGTACATGAAGGTGCGCCGCCAGTTCGACCGGCCCATCGCCATGTTCCAGGCGCTCAAGCATCGGGCCGCCGACATGAAGATCCGCATCGCCGCCGCCGAAGCGCTGTTGTGGAACCGCGTGCGCGATCCCGAAGCGACGCTGACCCAGTGCGGCGCGGCCAAGACGCTGGCGGCGGAAGTCTTCGCCTATGTCACCGAAGAGGCGATCCAGCTTCATGGCGGCATCGGTCTCACCGACGAGCACCCGATCCACCGCTTCATGAAGCGCGCCATGCTGAACCTCCAGCTATGCGGATCGTCCGACCTGTGGAACGAGCGTACCGGGCGAGAGGCGCTGGAGGTTTCATAA
- a CDS encoding acyl-CoA dehydrogenase family protein, with the protein MTDKPDLEALRSEVRAFLAAEAPTGWRDASRTQDDFVRTQRDWFGRLVKAGYAIPHWPASFPGGGRSLAEQKVIYEELAKADCPRLLLSFVSTYHAFATLHECASDEQRAQYLPRILEGETWCQGFSEPGAGSDLAAIKTRAERKGDVYVVNGQKVWSTMAQFADKCLLLVRTASDGPKQAGITYLLMDMKTPGVSVRPIHQIQGDEEFAEIFLDNVEIPVSERVGEEGKGWAVAQATLASERGLTLMELSYRMRGALSRVAALIREHGHEEDRGILRDFGELVTQVDAVCAIADQFLDNRIRGIERIGDASIVKNSYSRALRAYAKLGLRLGGIAEQYIAPITFGDLNTGNWMADFMNSYAWTIAGGSEEVQRNIIAERMLDMPREPRAWVA; encoded by the coding sequence ATGACCGACAAGCCCGATCTCGAAGCGCTGCGCAGCGAAGTGCGCGCCTTCCTTGCCGCCGAGGCGCCGACCGGCTGGCGCGACGCGAGCCGCACGCAGGACGACTTCGTGCGTACCCAGCGCGACTGGTTCGGCAGACTGGTGAAGGCAGGCTATGCGATCCCGCACTGGCCCGCCTCGTTCCCCGGCGGCGGGCGGTCGCTGGCCGAGCAGAAGGTGATCTACGAGGAACTGGCGAAGGCCGATTGCCCGCGCCTGCTGCTCTCCTTCGTGTCGACCTACCACGCCTTCGCCACGCTGCACGAATGCGCGAGCGACGAGCAGCGGGCGCAGTACCTCCCCCGCATCCTCGAAGGCGAAACCTGGTGCCAGGGCTTCTCCGAGCCCGGCGCGGGGTCGGACCTCGCCGCGATCAAGACCCGGGCCGAGCGGAAGGGTGACGTCTACGTCGTAAACGGACAGAAGGTCTGGTCGACGATGGCCCAGTTCGCCGACAAGTGCCTGCTGCTAGTGCGCACCGCGTCCGACGGCCCCAAGCAGGCGGGCATCACCTACCTGCTGATGGACATGAAGACGCCCGGCGTCTCGGTCCGGCCGATCCACCAGATCCAGGGCGACGAGGAGTTCGCCGAGATTTTCCTCGACAACGTGGAGATTCCCGTCTCCGAGCGCGTCGGCGAGGAAGGCAAGGGCTGGGCCGTGGCGCAGGCGACGCTGGCCTCCGAACGCGGGCTGACGCTGATGGAACTGTCCTATCGGATGCGCGGTGCCCTCTCCCGCGTGGCCGCGCTGATCCGCGAGCATGGGCACGAGGAGGACCGCGGAATTCTGCGCGATTTCGGCGAACTCGTGACGCAGGTCGATGCTGTCTGCGCCATCGCCGACCAGTTCCTCGACAACCGCATCCGGGGGATCGAGCGGATCGGCGACGCCTCGATCGTCAAGAACAGCTACAGCCGCGCCCTGCGGGCCTACGCGAAGCTGGGCCTGCGGCTGGGCGGAATCGCCGAGCAGTACATCGCGCCGATCACTTTCGGCGATCTCAATACCGGCAACTGGATGGCGGATTTCATGAATTCCTACGCCTGGACCATCGCCGGGGGGAGCGAGGAAGTACAGCGCAACATCATCGCCGAACGCATGCTCGACATGCCGCGCGAACCCAGGGCGTGGGTGGCCTGA
- a CDS encoding Rieske (2Fe-2S) protein, with protein sequence MSEKAFVAVARLEEVPQGGKKVVEVNGVSVILVGAKDRVFAVRNLCSHAYETLECGRVRAGWISCPVHGARFDLETGNPMNPPASMPIETYEVRIEGDVIEVAV encoded by the coding sequence ATGAGCGAGAAGGCATTCGTCGCGGTCGCCAGGCTGGAAGAAGTTCCACAGGGCGGCAAGAAAGTGGTCGAGGTGAACGGGGTCAGCGTGATCCTCGTCGGCGCGAAGGACCGCGTCTTCGCGGTACGCAACTTGTGCAGCCACGCCTACGAAACGCTCGAATGCGGCCGCGTGCGCGCGGGTTGGATATCGTGCCCGGTCCACGGCGCGCGCTTCGACCTCGAAACCGGCAATCCGATGAACCCGCCCGCCTCGATGCCGATCGAGACGTATGAAGTGCGGATCGAGGGGGATGTGATCGAGGTCGCCGTCTAG
- a CDS encoding FAD-dependent oxidoreductase yields the protein MQFAESFDVVVVGSGAAGAMAALRSADLGMKVLIVEKAHKFGGTSATSGGVMWVPNHRLDGDVGDSRDSALEYLDATIGVPVNRERLEAFVDEAPKMLRYLKSTGVQVLAAAWPDYFPDRAGARADRSVIVPTFDGRRLGDGRYALMREQYNRFKLFGRYAMDLTETFALMMQSKGWRTVAGRMIGRYWMDRGTRRVSHRDKRFTQGAALMGATYEQAFARGVELRLETKLERLLVDDGGRVTGVEVSSFGRIYAVEARHGVVLAAGGFEWNQELRDRFYPVPGLTRHSSTPEDGNRGEALIAAESIGASTEHTGQGWWIPTMTLPMKGASNFHEIHQAAFDVGRPWSVVVNRKGLRFVDEACGYDRFGQAMVRDHLETGANMPCWLIFDAKFRRKFSAGGLMPTVHTPERKVPADWWDHYVFRADTIEELAHKTHLPVEAVRQTVANMNAYAKTGVDPEFGRGMNPYDQMFGDPSSTPNPNIGPIDTAPFYAVPINNGDLGTKGGLRCDARARVLDGAGDPIPGLYAAGNNAGTPFGDTYPGAGATIGPGMTFGYVAANDIAARSANQRGAIEPALAEAEL from the coding sequence GTGCAATTCGCCGAGAGCTTTGATGTCGTCGTGGTCGGATCGGGCGCTGCCGGGGCCATGGCGGCGCTGCGCAGCGCGGACCTCGGCATGAAGGTGCTGATCGTAGAGAAGGCGCACAAGTTCGGGGGCACGTCGGCGACGTCGGGCGGGGTGATGTGGGTGCCTAACCACCGGCTCGACGGGGATGTCGGCGACAGTCGGGACAGCGCGCTGGAATACCTCGACGCGACCATCGGCGTGCCGGTCAATCGCGAGCGGCTGGAGGCTTTCGTCGATGAGGCGCCAAAGATGCTGCGCTACCTGAAATCGACGGGGGTGCAGGTTCTGGCAGCGGCATGGCCGGACTATTTCCCCGACCGTGCCGGAGCGCGTGCCGACCGCTCCGTGATCGTCCCGACCTTCGACGGGCGGCGGCTGGGTGATGGGCGCTATGCCCTGATGCGCGAGCAGTACAACCGCTTCAAGCTGTTCGGCCGCTACGCCATGGACCTGACCGAGACGTTCGCGCTGATGATGCAGTCGAAGGGCTGGCGTACGGTCGCGGGCAGGATGATCGGGCGCTACTGGATGGACCGCGGCACTCGCCGCGTCTCGCATCGCGACAAGCGTTTCACGCAAGGCGCGGCGCTGATGGGCGCGACGTATGAGCAGGCCTTCGCGCGCGGGGTCGAACTGCGGCTGGAGACGAAGCTGGAGCGCCTGCTGGTCGATGACGGCGGCCGCGTGACGGGCGTGGAAGTCTCCAGCTTCGGGCGTATCTACGCGGTCGAGGCGCGGCACGGCGTCGTGCTGGCGGCGGGCGGCTTCGAGTGGAACCAGGAACTGCGCGACCGCTTCTACCCGGTCCCCGGCCTGACGCGCCATTCCTCAACCCCCGAGGACGGCAACCGGGGCGAGGCGCTGATCGCCGCTGAAAGTATCGGCGCGAGCACCGAGCATACCGGGCAGGGCTGGTGGATACCGACGATGACCCTGCCGATGAAGGGCGCGTCGAACTTCCACGAGATCCATCAGGCGGCTTTCGACGTGGGCCGCCCGTGGAGCGTCGTCGTCAACCGCAAGGGCCTGCGCTTCGTCGACGAGGCCTGCGGCTACGACCGCTTCGGGCAGGCCATGGTGCGAGACCATCTGGAAACCGGCGCGAACATGCCGTGCTGGCTGATCTTCGACGCCAAGTTCCGCCGCAAGTTCAGTGCAGGCGGCCTCATGCCCACGGTCCACACACCGGAGCGCAAGGTGCCAGCAGACTGGTGGGACCACTACGTCTTCCGCGCCGACACCATCGAGGAACTGGCGCACAAGACGCATCTTCCCGTGGAGGCCGTCCGGCAGACCGTCGCAAACATGAACGCCTATGCGAAGACCGGCGTGGACCCGGAGTTCGGGCGCGGCATGAACCCCTACGACCAGATGTTCGGCGATCCGAGTTCGACGCCCAATCCCAACATCGGCCCCATCGACACCGCGCCGTTCTACGCGGTGCCGATCAACAACGGCGATCTCGGCACCAAGGGCGGCCTCAGATGCGATGCGCGGGCGCGGGTGCTCGACGGGGCGGGCGATCCGATCCCGGGGCTATACGCGGCGGGCAACAATGCCGGGACGCCGTTCGGGGACACCTATCCCGGCGCGGGCGCTACCATCGGGCCGGGCATGACCTTCGGGTACGTCGCGGCGAACGATATCGCCGCGCGCTCCGCCAACCAGCGGGGCGCAATCGAGCCCGCGCTGGCCGAAGCCGAATTGTGA
- a CDS encoding SDR family NAD(P)-dependent oxidoreductase: MQGKVAIVTGAAGGIGEAIVRSLGARGVSVLGTGRNEAKLAALKQALDGELAFDFVAVDAAAEDAPVRIVERAVERFGRLDVLVNNAGSFNFGPVDQTTDAMLDEVLNISLRAPFRLCREALGRMGEGASILFIGSTWGLYGTPGGGAYSTVKAGQIGLMQTLAAEYGPRGIRANYIAPTVVRTEMTDAFWDLDFFRRTNHELTPLRRDCTAEDIGRMTAFLASDDAGFVNGQTIAVDGGISTTRYLAPEAVGALRQ; the protein is encoded by the coding sequence ATGCAGGGCAAGGTAGCGATCGTCACCGGCGCGGCGGGTGGCATCGGCGAGGCGATCGTGCGCTCGCTGGGCGCGCGGGGCGTGAGCGTGCTCGGTACCGGGCGCAACGAGGCCAAACTCGCGGCGCTGAAGCAGGCGCTGGACGGTGAACTCGCGTTCGATTTCGTCGCGGTCGATGCCGCTGCGGAAGACGCGCCGGTTCGCATCGTCGAGCGGGCGGTCGAGAGGTTCGGCCGCCTCGATGTGCTGGTGAACAACGCCGGATCGTTCAATTTCGGCCCGGTCGACCAGACCACCGATGCGATGCTCGACGAGGTTCTGAACATCTCGCTGCGCGCGCCGTTCCGCCTGTGCCGCGAGGCTCTGGGGAGGATGGGAGAGGGCGCGTCGATCCTGTTCATCGGCTCCACCTGGGGGCTCTATGGCACACCGGGCGGCGGGGCCTATTCCACCGTCAAAGCGGGGCAGATCGGTCTCATGCAGACCCTTGCCGCCGAATACGGTCCGCGCGGCATACGCGCCAACTACATCGCGCCGACGGTGGTGCGCACCGAGATGACCGACGCCTTCTGGGATCTCGACTTCTTCCGCCGCACCAATCACGAACTGACGCCGCTGCGGCGCGACTGTACGGCGGAGGACATCGGCAGAATGACCGCGTTCCTCGCCTCCGACGATGCGGGCTTCGTCAATGGCCAGACCATCGCGGTGGACGGCGGCATATCGACAACACGCTATCTGGCACCCGAGGCGGTCGGCGCCCTCAGGCAATAG
- a CDS encoding acyl-CoA dehydrogenase family protein, translating to MQFEWTEEQDAFRHKIRDFLHANLPADWEKFSEHGPASPALTAFAREFCVKLAEAGILFPHWPVEMGGEGLGPWEQQILSEEMWIAGEPRGGQYMNVNWIGPTLEKYGTAEQKARYLEPITRGESLWCQGFSEPDAGSDLASLRTRATLTDGNYVINGQKIWTSYAGLADTCFLLTRTSDDRKKGITIILVPMDTPGITVRQIPSLIGEGDIHEVFFDDVTVPETARFGEEGQAWEIVAYSLRNERLGIPRFTLARAALDRAVQMLQAQGRFSREHVRIEAARCAALCEAAGTANYAVVQKRVDGLAIGAESSSARYATVMAERAVCEFVVEFLPEALAGASPYLKMHHQRGIVAGVAAGSAEIQLNIIASDVLELPREPR from the coding sequence ATGCAATTCGAATGGACCGAGGAGCAGGACGCCTTCCGGCACAAGATCCGGGACTTCCTGCATGCCAACCTGCCTGCGGACTGGGAGAAGTTCTCAGAGCACGGCCCTGCGTCTCCCGCGCTGACCGCCTTCGCGCGCGAGTTCTGCGTGAAGCTGGCGGAGGCGGGCATCCTCTTCCCGCACTGGCCGGTGGAAATGGGCGGCGAGGGGCTCGGGCCTTGGGAGCAGCAGATCCTCTCCGAAGAGATGTGGATCGCGGGCGAGCCGCGCGGCGGCCAGTACATGAACGTCAACTGGATCGGCCCGACGCTGGAGAAGTACGGCACGGCAGAGCAGAAGGCGCGCTATCTGGAGCCGATCACGCGCGGGGAATCGCTGTGGTGTCAGGGGTTTTCGGAGCCCGATGCCGGGTCGGACCTCGCCTCGCTACGCACGCGCGCCACGTTGACCGATGGCAACTATGTCATCAACGGCCAGAAGATCTGGACCAGCTATGCGGGCCTTGCCGATACCTGCTTCCTGCTGACGCGCACCAGCGATGATCGCAAGAAGGGCATCACCATCATCCTGGTGCCCATGGACACGCCCGGCATCACGGTGCGCCAGATCCCCTCGCTGATCGGCGAGGGCGACATCCACGAAGTTTTCTTCGACGATGTGACCGTGCCCGAAACCGCCCGCTTCGGCGAGGAAGGGCAGGCGTGGGAGATCGTCGCCTATTCGCTACGCAATGAACGCCTCGGCATTCCGCGCTTCACGCTGGCCCGCGCCGCGCTCGACCGGGCGGTGCAGATGCTGCAGGCGCAGGGGCGGTTCTCGCGCGAACATGTGCGGATCGAGGCGGCGCGTTGCGCGGCCTTGTGCGAGGCGGCGGGCACGGCGAACTACGCCGTCGTCCAGAAGCGCGTGGATGGCCTTGCCATCGGCGCGGAGTCCAGTTCCGCCCGCTACGCCACCGTCATGGCCGAGCGCGCGGTGTGCGAGTTCGTGGTGGAGTTCCTGCCCGAAGCGCTGGCCGGGGCCTCGCCATATCTCAAGATGCACCACCAGCGCGGGATCGTGGCGGGTGTCGCGGCGGGGTCGGCGGAAAT